The window ATTCAAACTGGGAGGAGAAGGCCGGGAGGTTGGAAATATCTTAAGAAACAGTGTGGCATTCCACAATCATCTGGATGGAATTACAGATAATTTTAACCCGGGAGAACTGGTCATTGAAAACAATACCTCTTTTGACAACCGGCGTTTCAACATCATCATGCGCCCCAGCCCTTATAAGACAGGTTTGGAGGGGAATTTAACAGCTGACGGCACTGTGGTAAATAATGTATCATATCGCACCCAATCCTATAGTGCTTCCCTTGATAAGGTATACGATGATAAAATTGCTGCCAGAGAAATAAGCAACAATTATTTTTATCAAAATGGGTCCAATGCCATAACAGCCGATAATTTCCGATCCTTGAATCCGGCAGATTGCTTCACCAGAGTCAATGGCAGAATCCTATTCGGAGATTTCCTGCGTCCGGCAAAGGACAGTGTCATAAGGAACGCCGGAGCCGGTGCGTATCTGCCTGGTATCAATGAACCGGACCCAGAACCGGAGCCAAATCCGGAGCCGGAACCAAATCCAAATCCAACGCCAGAACCGGAACCAAATCCAAATCCGAACCCGAACCCGGCACCAGAGCCGTCCCCGGGAAAGAATTCCGGCGGCAGTTCTGACTCTGACAGAGACTATGGCATAAAAAGCCGTTCCGATGAAACAAAGGGAGACTGGAAAAAGGATGGAGAAGGCTGGCGCTTCCAAAGACAGGATGGAACGTATCCCAGGGAAGAGTGGGTAAAGGTCAGCGGAACATGGTACTATTTTGGACACACCGGTTATATGACGACCGGCTGGAATCAGGTGGGCGGCATCTGGTACTTTATGGACCAGAGCGGCGCAATGAAAACAGATTGGGTTTTATCAGACGGAAAATGGTATTATATGAACCTGGACGGATCTATGGCAGTGGGCTGGATCAATGTTCATAATAAATGGTATTATTTAAGCCAGTCAGGAGAGTGCCTGATCAATACGGTTACGCCGGACGGCTGCCGGGTCGATGAGAATGGGGCCTGGGTAAAGTAAGTAAAAGGATATATTATTGAAAACCCAAGGGTTAACCAATAATAAGAATGCACGGGAGGTGCTGTCATGAATAGATGCCAGCGCCTTTTGTGCTTTTATCTGGAAATAGGATTTCAGTACACGAAAAGACGCAGATCCAAGATTTCGTTGATTTAATTATCGGAGATACCGTAAAAGGCAGCAGGATCCCAGATGATCCTGGACAGGTGCCGTTTATGATGCCGCCGGGCATAGCCTTTTATATGGCCTGTAAACCCTGTATGGGGCAAGCCCCTGACATCAGAACAATCTTCCGTTGAGTGGATAACAAGCAAATGTAAGTGCCTGCCTCATGTATTTCTTTTTAAGGAAAAATGGTGTATGATTGCAGGAGAGTAAAGAGGGGGCTGTAAAATGGAAGAGTATGTAACATTGGAAGAAGTGCTTCTTTTTCGTGAAAAAAAGGCAAACATGCAGGAAGAACTGAGAAAAAAGTATGAGAAGGTCACGATTGTGGCTCTTGGTATGAATGTTCCAGGTCCAAGAAAAACCTCTCCCCGCCTTTTGCCGGTATTTGCCGCAGGGGGAGAAGAGCTGGACCGGCTGCTTTTTAAAAACAGGCTGTCCGTGCTGGAAGAAGTCATAGTAAAAGAAAAGGCCGGTTATCTGAAACTGTATGCAGTAAAAAGCATGGATCATCTGGCTGTTAAAAAAATAACGGTTCGAATGGAAGAGACCCATCCTCTGGGGAGGCTGTTGGATATTGATGTATACAATGGGGAAGGAAGGGGAATCAGCAGAGAAGAACTGGGCGCTCCTGTGCGGAAATGCCTGATTTGTGAAAAAGATGCAAAGCTGTGCGGCCGCAGCCGCAGCCATGGAGTGGAGGAGCTTTGCGGACGCATGGAAAACATCATAGATTTCTGGTTAAAAGAAGGCGGCAGATGAGATTCTGCCGCTTTCTTAATAAATTTTAAGGTTCCTTTTTTATCTGGTTAAGATTCTCCCGATAAGATGAAATCATAAACAAAAAGGGAGGCTTTAAGCAAAATGGAGATCAAAAGACCGGCTATGGCCGGTACACTGGAATCCAGCGACTGTCAGGTAACCGTTGAACCGGGAGATGGAAAAATTGATTTTACGCTGGAAAGCGCGGTAATACACCAATATGGCAACAGGATCCGGAAGGTGGTCATGGAAACCCTTAAGAGTCTTGGAATCTACAATGTGAGGATCATGGTTGTGGATAAGGGGGCGCTGGACTGTACCATTAAGGCGCGTGTGGAGGGAGCGGTATTCCGTTCCGCAGACCAGTTTGAAAATATTCTCTGGGGGGACAAAAGAAAGCGATGAATCGGAAAAAGAAACGGCTCAGAAGAACCATGATGTTTTTAAATGCCCAAAAACCAGGACTCATTAAAGATCCGTATATTTATAAGCCGGATTCCCTCTTGCTGGATTTGGAGGATGCGGTCGCAGAAAACCAGAAGGATGCAGCCCGTTTTTCCCTTTATCATGCCCTGCAGGAGATCGATTACAGAGGCTGTGAACGGGTGGTCCGGATCAACGGCCTGGATACTGTTTACTGGAGGGAGGATATCCGCTGTGCGGTGGCAGGCGGCTGTGATGCTGTCCGGATTCCTAAAACAGAAAGGCCTGAGGATATAAAAGCAGTGGAAGAGGAGATCCGGACAGCAGAAGAAGACTTTGGCATTCCGGAAGGAAGGACCCTGATTATGGCTGCCATTGAATCCGCAAGAGGGGTGATGAAGGCGCTGGATATTTGTGAAGCTTCGGAACGCCTATTTGGAATTGCACTTTCCGGCGGAGATTATACAAAGGATCTTCAGACTCAAATTACCGGAACCGGAATCGAACTGATGGGAGCCAGACAGAACATGATCATTGCTGCCAGGGCAGCAAAGGTCCAGTGCTTTGATACGGTTTATACCAATCTTAATGATATGGAAGGCTTCCGCCGGGAGGTGGAAATCATTCATTTGATGGGATTTGATGGGAAATCCATTGTCAATCCCCGTCAGATCCCCATTGTTCATGACATTTTTACCCCTGCTAAAAAGGACATTATCTTTGCGGAAAAGGTGGTCATGGAAATCGAGGACAAAAAGACAAAGGGAATCGGTGTTTTTACCGTGGACGGTAAGATGATTGACATCGCGTTCTATGACGGAGCAAGAAGAACCATAGAACTGGCCAAGGCCTCCGGTGTGTATAAAGGAGATTTGTAAGATGATGAATGCAGCAGGAAGAGAGATTCCGGAAGAAATATTAAAGCAGACAGGAAAGGAGCCCTTTAAGGGAGTCCATTATTTTGATGGATATGAGTACAAAAAGGACGGTCCTGTCACAAAGTGCGTGATCAATTCCCAGGGAAGCAAGCTGATGGACAGCATTCACGACTGCCTGGTAAAGTGCAAGATCCGGGATGGAATGACCCTGGGCTTTCACCATCATTTCCGGGAAGGGGATTATGTGGTAAATATGGTGATGGAGGAGGTCCACAACATGGGGATCCGGGATATTACCATCTGCGCAAGCTCCCTTGGAAAGGCCCATGATAAGCTGGTGGATTACATTGAGGATGGAACCATTGTAGGAATCCAGTCTTCCGGCGTCCGCGGGAAGATCGGCAGGGCCATATCGGAAGGAAAATTAAAGGGGCTGGCTGTTATGCGTTCTCATGGCGGAAGGGTCCGTGCCATTGAAACAGGAGAGGTGAGGATCGATATTGCCTTTATCGGTGCCCCTACCTGCGATGACTATGGAAACTGCAGGGGAATCGGCGGAAAATCAGACTGCGGCGTACTTTCCTATTCCATGGTGGACGCAGATTATGCCGATAAAGTGGTGGCTGTTACAGACTGT of the Lacrimispora indolis DSM 755 genome contains:
- a CDS encoding aldolase/citrate lyase family protein, producing MNRKKKRLRRTMMFLNAQKPGLIKDPYIYKPDSLLLDLEDAVAENQKDAARFSLYHALQEIDYRGCERVVRINGLDTVYWREDIRCAVAGGCDAVRIPKTERPEDIKAVEEEIRTAEEDFGIPEGRTLIMAAIESARGVMKALDICEASERLFGIALSGGDYTKDLQTQITGTGIELMGARQNMIIAARAAKVQCFDTVYTNLNDMEGFRREVEIIHLMGFDGKSIVNPRQIPIVHDIFTPAKKDIIFAEKVVMEIEDKKTKGIGVFTVDGKMIDIAFYDGARRTIELAKASGVYKGDL
- the citX gene encoding citrate lyase holo-[acyl-carrier protein] synthase, translated to MEEYVTLEEVLLFREKKANMQEELRKKYEKVTIVALGMNVPGPRKTSPRLLPVFAAGGEELDRLLFKNRLSVLEEVIVKEKAGYLKLYAVKSMDHLAVKKITVRMEETHPLGRLLDIDVYNGEGRGISREELGAPVRKCLICEKDAKLCGRSRSHGVEELCGRMENIIDFWLKEGGR
- the citD gene encoding citrate lyase acyl carrier protein, translated to MEIKRPAMAGTLESSDCQVTVEPGDGKIDFTLESAVIHQYGNRIRKVVMETLKSLGIYNVRIMVVDKGALDCTIKARVEGAVFRSADQFENILWGDKRKR